taatatttatatagattGTTTTAACTTgatccaaataaaataaaaaaaaaaacaatttctaaactgtgtgaaaatgttcatgtcaTTGTCAACAGTTTCTTTTTATTCATGTAGGGCAAGGACATATACATTGAGGACTTTTATGTTTTCCCTGTGTGGAAAGAAACTCCTAACAACATTGTTACTGGATTACCGGTGcgtgtatgtactgtatttacTGTGTGAGAAGTACAACCTAAATTAAACGACATAACTGTCCTGATCAATTCTAGGAAGATGCAGACTTGAAAAACCTGTTAGCCTTTCCAGCATGGACAAATGCCAATGGACCAGACCACTTTGTTGTCTGTGTAAGAAAATGTTGAAATGTCTAGTGCATACATTAATTggtattgcaatgtgtgtgtttctaaaataaaacactgaaaaatctTGGAAGAAGCAATAAtgttcaaatgaaatatttttacaccTTTAACATTGTAGATAATGATGCCGCTTCGAAGAGAGATggtgtttttagactctctgtacgCAGAGCATGAATCAGGATTTGGAGATGAGGAATACAGGGCAATTTTTAGGTCTATCAATAAACTAAGACATGTTTCAGCCTTTATGTGATATATGGCTACGTTCCTATAGccatttctatttatttcctaACCGTGTATTATAGTTCTGCCACTTTTGGCTACGTTACTATAGCCGTTTCATAAACTTCTGGCTACTGTATGTTCATCTAGCCTTTTTTATGCATGGTGTTCTAGAGTTGAGGTGAGCTGTAATTGTTAGTATTACGACTATGTTTTGTTTACAGGAAAATTGCTTACCAAGTGGATCATGGGACATGGTCTGAAAAGACTGGATATGATTTTCCAGTGAGGAatcaactttaaaaaattattatttggcttttacaacaattaaattttttgtacattattctaaaataaaattgatttgctTTGCCTATTTTAGGCTTTGCCACGTCAGACAAGAGGGAATGATTGTGGTGTTTTTGTACTCATGGTAAGATATAAATTGAGTTAATTGATTTAAAGattttgtaaacattgtaaatgacTGTGGCTTCTCTCTTTTCAGTACACCCTCTCAATGGTGTGTGGCATTGGGTTTCAATTCCAGgaggtattattttattatttatgtaactttattttgttggtgcttttttaaatcatagttaaaatgtaactattttagtgtatattatcTTGCTTTCTTCTAAGCaacatatcttttaaaaaaaggggCATGGTTATTGCAAGCTCACCCAACTTCATGTATTAACAAAAACATGTTGGTTAACTGTCAGACTAAACAGTCTTTCTTTCAGATGGATATACCTATCATCCGTCAGTGGTGGTGCCTTCTACTCATGGAACAATTTCAAACTGATGGGTatgtcagtatttatttatttttcttgtaaatctgtaaaattaaaaatttatattgtgTCAATACAACAACTTGTAACATGAATAACAAAACATACTTAAAATCTCTCTTACCAGTGACCAGTAtttcaccgactcggtcccagtaactcccctcactggccagcagaggccaccatctccggacttttagcattacgtcatccatctacactgattgcgcatacacctgattggaatctggctaatgacccacgtacctcttataagccgcactcaaacactcgatcagggcgaagtcttgtttagccccggccagcatttctgagcatgatctccagcctgatctcctgtgcacgactccagcctgtctcttactttgcttcgcattctgcctgcccacgacccatgcttgttatacggactctgactctctctctgcctgcccacgaaccacgcctgttatacggactctgatccttgctgcctgcccttgacccaagccTGCATAACAGATCCTGGTTCTCGCTCACTCCCTTccactcatgcctggtaactcactctgtgtctgttcatcatcagtcttgatacccatactactactgtggatgtgtgtgtgcactccggtgcatattgtgtgtttgagtgaagttgtgattaataaatattgcataatggatccctccgtgtcagtctccacgTTACACAGTAATTATGgattttgtcttgtcttgttaTTAAAAGCTATGGGCACAGATTTGCTTTCTGGACTGAGAAGGCAAGAAGTGTCTTGGATGGAAAAATTCTGCTCCTTTTTAGGGTGAAAAGAAAAACCACATCCAATCTTCCGGCACATGTCCAAGCAGTTCAAGATTGGGAAAGGAATGACAAAAGATTAGTGGACTTGATTATCACATCAAAATCACCAGAGCAGCATTTGGTGGTATAGATGGTTCCACTTTAAATTACTCCTCTAGACTCTGAGTATGGTTGACTTAAATATAGTCAAGTGACAATTTGACTATTATTtgccaaatataattaattacttgTGCATTTACATATGAAATATAATTTCCTTCTATGGCCCAAAGGATATACTCAGTGGGAAAAGGTCAAATTGGTTTCCACTAAACCCCGTTCTCAAGTGCCTGTCTTCATTGAGAATGAGCAGTCCCAGTCAATCATTTATGACTACATCAGAGGAATTCTTAATCAAACCAAAACACAGCTGACCTTCAATGATGAGGTGGAGTTCATTTGTGGATGTCTCCTCCCAGAGGTAATCACAAAACATGTATGTACATGAGCATGCTtatgttctgcagtgtgtgttttattttattaattggtttATCTGTATGTTTGTACAGGCCATAACTCATGGCATTTCCGAGTTACAAGGCTTGTCTTGGCAGGAGGCTGAAGATGTCTTCCTCCAGGGCCCCATTTATCACGCAaggtatgtttacattttattgtacaaaagctgttaagtttttatgttaaacacaatttctgacaacagcatttatttattttttttagtgaagTTGAGGAATTTAACAGAAGAATTGCTCGAGAAATGAAAAATCTCCCCAAcaagaatgtaaagcattttattttattttatatgtaataaatacattattaatccAAGTattgtttttcacaatttttctctgcattttttacagctcgatgacttgtaggacctcatgaaaatttataaaaaaaataaagtttgatgTGAGAAAATTACTCCGAGTACTATCATTTATTCTGTGAATAATaagataatgttcattccctcaaCTCAATACTAAAGAGTTTGATAAATccttaatgatttaaaaacaaaaaacaaaaacaataaatgactgaaaatatttaagtaactgaacaatatctatttacaaatacagttaattaaaatacaacagacttaatgcattaaatcataatctagtatgtttaatattttatataataatgtattcaatcatagtgcaatattttatagtagaaaaatagtgtaatttaaaatttataaatCAATCAATTCAGGTTAGGCAATTTTtccaacagcaggtggcactgtctgagaaaatgataggtctggaagtgctggtctgagcgagcaggtctgagcgtgcggttgggtctcggggcctgcagcttcataatgttgccacagagacttagggaatggtcacctacagtggtagaaacgcggaactttgtctagacactgttaacagtgaTACCTTTCCTACCCatgacaatattctgctaaatcctgatttcatcttgtaacgctggacagaatttGGCCCAGGATCTTTGTCCAGTGcatgtgttagcagttgcaaggcatcAAAATGAttgatccgtccctgggtgggcttgaaccaccaacctttcagttaacagccgaacgcgctaaccgattgtgtcacagagacttagtgaaaagtcacctacagtggtggaaacgcggaactttgtctcaaaaggtctgctatatgaaacctaatgtaagtttgctgagagagagagagaaaagtaacagaaatgcccaacgtggggctcgaacccacaaccctgacattaagagtctcatgctctaccgacagAGCTAGCCAGGCGGATGAAGAGTCtccactagaactagacactgttaacagtaataccttccctacccgtgacaatcttctgctaaatcctgatttcatcttgtaacgctggacagaatgtggcccaggatctatgtccagtgcacgtgttagcagttgcaaggcagcaaaatgcctaattcgtccctgggtgggcttgaaccaccaacctttcagttaacagcctaacgcgctaaccaattgcgctacagagacttagtgaaaggtcacctacagtggtagaaacgcgtaactttgtctcaaagacTGCTACATGAACGCTAATGTAAggttgctgggagagagagagaaaagtaacaggaagacccaacgtggggctcgaacccacgaccctgacattaagagtctcatgctctaccgactgagctagccgggctgatgagatgaacttttaagagctaaacactctttacagtaataccttccctacccgtgacaatgttctgctaaatcctgatttcgtcttgtaacgctggacagaatgtggcccaggatatatgcccagtgcacggtttagcagttgcaaggcagcaaaatgccaaatttgtccctgggtgggcttcaaccaccaagctttcagttaacagccgaacgcgctaaccgattgcgccacagagacttagtgaaaggtgacctacaatggtagaaacgcggaactttgtctcaaaaggtctgctatatgaaccctaatgtaagtttgctgagagagagagagaaaagtaacagaaacgcccaacgtggggctcgaacccacgaccctgacattaagtgtATCATGCTcgaccgactgagctagccaggcagaTGAGGACTccccactagaactagacactgttacaagtaataccttccctacccgtgacaatcttctgctaaatcctgatttcatcttgtaacgctggacagaatgtggcccatgatctatgtccagtgcatgtgttagcagttgcaaggcagcaaactgcctaattcgtccctgggtgggcttgaaccaccaacttttcagttaacagccgaacgcgctaaccgattgcgccacagagacttagtgaaaagtcacctacagtggtagaaacgcgtaactttgtctcaaagtctgctacatgtacccttatgtaagtttgctgggagagagagagaaaagtaataggaacgcccaacgtggggctcgaacccacgaccctgagattaagagtctcatgctctaccgactgagctagccgggctgatgagaagctcttttaggaaccagaaaccgtttacagtaataccttccctacccgtgacaatcttctgctaaatcctgatttcgtcttgtaacgctggacagaatgtggcccaggatatatgcccagtgcacggtttagcagttgcaaggcagcaaaatgcctaattcgtctctgggtgggcttcaaccaccaacctttcagttaacagcctaacgcgctaaccgattgcaccacagagacttagtgaaaagtcacctacagtggtagaaacgcgtaactttgtctcaaagtcggCTACATGAacgctaatgtaagtttgctgggagagagagagaaaagtaacaggaagacccaacgtggggctcgaacccacgaccctgacattaagagtctcatgctcaaccgtctgagctagccgggctgatgagatgaacttttaagagctaaacactctttacagtaataccttccctacccgtgacaatgttctgctaaatcctgatttcgtcttgtaacgctggaaagaatgtggcccaggatctatgtccagtgcacgtgttagcagttgcaaggcagcaaaatgcctaattcgtgcctgggtgggcttcaaccaccaacctttcagtcaacagccgaacgcgctaaccgattgcgccaaagagacttagtgaaaggtgacctacagtggtagaaacgcggaactttgtctcaaaaggtctgctatatgaaccctaatgtaagtttgctgagagagagagagaaaagtaacagaaacgcccaacgtggggctcgaacccacgaccttgACATTAAGTGTATCATGCTcgaccgactgagctagccaggcagaTGAGGACTccccactagaactagacactgttaacagtaataccttccctacccgtgacaatattctgctaaatcctgatttcatcttgtaacgctggacagaatgtggcccaggatctatgtccagtgcatgtgttagcagttgcaaggcagcaaaatgcctaattcgtgcctgggtgggcttgaaccaccaacctttcagttaacagccgaacgcgcaaaccgattgcgccacagagacttagtgaaaggtgacctacagtggtagaaacccgtaactttgtctcaaaaggtctgctatatgaaccctaatgatagtttgctgagagaaagagagaaaagtaacaggaacgcccaacgtggggctcgaacccacaaccctgacattaagagtctcatgctcaaccgactgagctagccgggctgatgagatgaactttttagagctaaacactctttacagtaataccgtccctacccgtgacaatattctgctaaatcctgatttcatcttgtaacgctggacagaatgtggcccaggatctatgtccagtgcacgtgttagcagttgcaaggcagcaaaatgcctaattcgtccttgggtgggcttcaaccaccaacctttcagtcaacagccgaacgcgctaaccgattgcgccaaagagacttagtaaaaagtcacctacagtggtagaaacgcggaactttgtctcaaaaggtctgctatatgaaccctaatgtaagtttgctgagagagagagagaaaagtaacagaaacgaccaacgtggggctcaaacccacaaccctgacattaagagtctcatgctctaccgactgagctagccaggcggatGAGAAGTCCCCAttagaactagacactgttaacagtaataccttccctacccgtgacaatattctgctaaatcctgatttcatcttgtaacgctggacagaatgtggcccaggatctatgtccagtgcacgtgttagcagttgcaaggcagcaaaatgcctaattcgtccctgggtgggcttgaaccaccaacctttcagttaacagccgaacgcgctaaccgattgcgccacagagacttagtgaaaggtgacctacagtggtagaaacgcggaactttgtctcaaaaggtctgctatatgaaccctaatgtaagtttgctgagagagagagagaaaagtaacagaaacgcccaacgtggggctcgaacccacgaccctgacattaagtgtATCATGCTcgaccgactgagctagccagg
The Danio rerio strain Tuebingen ecotype United States chromosome 4, GRCz12tu, whole genome shotgun sequence genome window above contains:
- the LOC141381704 gene encoding uncharacterized protein isoform X1 encodes the protein MDFHIGNACMKLICKMARQIGKDIYIEDFYVFPVWKETPNNIVTGLPEDADLKNLLAFPAWTNANGPDHFVVCIMMPLRREMVFLDSLYAEHESGFGDEEYRAIFRKIAYQVDHGTWSEKTGYDFPALPRQTRGNDCGVFVLMYTLSMVCGIGFQFQEMDIPIIRQWWCLLLMEQFQTDGDQYFTDSVPVTPLTGQQRPPSPDF
- the LOC141381704 gene encoding uncharacterized protein isoform X3, which codes for MFSLCGKKLLTTLLLDYRKIAYQVDHGTWSEKTGYDFPALPRQTRGNDCGVFVLMYTLSMVCGIGFQFQEMDIPIIRQWWCLLLMEQFQTDGDQYFTDSVPVTPLTGQQRPPSPDF
- the LOC141381704 gene encoding PWWP domain-containing DNA repair factor 3A-like isoform X2, with amino-acid sequence MGHGLKRLDMIFQLCHVRQEGMIVVFLYSCTPSQWCVALGFNSRRWIYLSSVSGGAFYSWNNFKLMGYTQWEKVKLVSTKPRSQVPVFIENEQSQSIIYDYIRGILNQTKTQLTFNDEVEFICGCLLPEAITHGISELQGLSWQEAEDVFLQGPIYHASEVEEFNRRIAREMKNLPNKNLDDL